One Cyprinus carpio isolate SPL01 chromosome A16, ASM1834038v1, whole genome shotgun sequence genomic region harbors:
- the LOC109104681 gene encoding protein capicua homolog isoform X2, producing the protein MFSSESPQYLRQGLSMFVWTNVEPRSVPVFPWHSLVPFLAPTQSDPSAQPGEGQQTVSHPQAASLKKEAQSGSVLKEIIEGAPNPSSRPTPSADELPPEREKDAERERPDSETESDVDDPFFPGVLPDPPISASPGKRRSQSLSALPKDDKTSPGKREKDHIRRPMNAFMIFSKRHRALVHQRHPNQDNRTVSKILGEWWYALGPKEKQKYHDLAFQVKEAHFKAHPDWKWCNKDRKKSSSEGRGVPGGKDIRERSMSETTEPPSVSMGMELKGVGPGMVSVSERVGAEGQGQLPRPRAFSQSAMHNLERSERGNPQALAELAQMCGDGGQVARRGALSQTQRGVSEDMTSDEERMVICEEEGDDDVIDDSYPGSSIDLKCKERVTDSDSENGSGDEGERKRVFAPVICSSSYGHGRSVSLSSYPSSRRFSDASSKRKRAVEGGDGERREGEGAVSQPSAGQSILVSSAGGVSSVLGAVRVASTVVTNVVRPVVSTPVPIASKSPHDRKPAPPQTQLYIGPGTTGNPATASGGGGGYYSSSSPNPVSASGAQGGLVTNLVLGGTFQAPPGVQLVTPPPPQNPASPASAPLTHSNGPLPLPVLQSHILPSASITPSSGQKPITQVQYIIPTLSANNPKSPSPHQAGQPTNIFTLPTALPTHASLANGKQSGYVSSPAVGVVSPGARVQTQSPVLQGKMLVPMATVRAAPAASQQFPLVAPPLPVQNGGQAGSKVRSQMIFQIAPMPVVQSQLPSTGPVQPGSPFSVTMGTATVVAPGSTPSQTVLLPTPPTRITYVQSAPGVPSPLPLVPTTTVSSSQTASATPGSAYVPSPLATFAAIAHPGQTLVQPLIAGQPSLLAPAQSPSAPHAPAISAIYTPTNVTLATGVVSMATVSPSVVYTVSSSSCLSPHILPKHTIMTSMTSVTSDRQGNVSTHSERQLHQERTLDRQHTDSQVYTQSSERQTEKISLLQPDKQFQFPSKSSSSSVAPSPGTSVPLQPGSPAQTSHSGSAPGTPKLITPRPPQKVKATVANIPVGSYDGGGRGKEREKERDREKEREREKDKESGSRFSFEVDKAAETSSPAAFSPEEGSAEAESATPIGRGKEANAKEAEWKDSHPSSPLPPSSGSDPAPPQSHGDKDAPPKKVKARPPPLKRPFDSVDKVLSEVYFEERFAKLPEFRPEEVLPSPTLQSLATSPRAILGSYRRKRKNSTDLDSSTEDPISPKRKSRRRSSCSSEPNTPKSAAKCEGDIFTFERPGNTSPPTTPSSFCSLYYPDSTALSGTDGEDVLGELEFDKVPYSSLRRTLDQRRALVMQLFQEHGFFPSAQATAAFQARYADIFPTKVCLQLKIREVRQKIMQTAAPSELAGTSDISSLPGPSGAAAASDLAAGAEPQEKEAEREGEQNSSEEPRNAGDSQDSTR; encoded by the exons GTTTTTCCCCGGTGTTCTTCCTGATCCGCCAATTTCTGCGTCTCCTGGAAAGCGTAGATCTCAGTCCCTCAGTGCACTGCCCAAAGATGACAAAACCAGTCCTGGAAAG AGGGAGAAAGATCACATCCGGAGGCCCATGAATGCGTTTATGATCTTCAGCAAGCGGCATCGTGCGCTGGTTCATCAGAGACACCCAAACCAGGACAACCGCACTGTCAGCAAGATACTTGGAGAGTGGTGGTATGCTTTGGGACCCAAAGAGAAACAGAAATACCATGACCTCGCATTTCAG GTGAAGGAGGCACACTTTAAGGCACATCCTGACTGGAAATGGTGTAATAAGGACAGAAAGAAATCCAGCAGCGAGGGACGTGGTGTTCCAGGGGGCAAAGACATTCGTGAGAGGAGCATGTCAGAAACCACAG AACCTCCATCTGTGTCAATGGGAATGGAGCTCAAAGGTGTGGGGCCTGGCATGGTGAGCGTGTCAGAGCGAGTCGGAGCTGAGGGACAGGGTCAGTTGCCCCGTCCTCGTGCCTTCTCTCAGAGTGCCATGCACAATCTGGAGAGGAGCGAGAGAGGCAATCCACAGGCACTCGCTGAGCTCGCACAG ATGTGTGGTGATGGTGGTCAGGTTGCAAGGCGGGGTGCTCTCTCCCAGACACAGAGGGGGGTAAGTGAGGACATGACAAGCGACGAAGAGCGTATGGTCATCTGTGAAGAAGAGGGGGATGATGATGTCATTG ACGACTCGTATCCAGGCAGCTCCATTGACCTGAAGTGTAAGGAGAGGGTGACAGACAGTGATAGTGAAAATGGATCTGGAGATGAAGGAGAACGCAAG AGAGTTTTTGCTCCTGTGATTTGCTCCTCGTCTTATGGTCATGGTCGGAGCGTATCTCTCTCCTCCTACCCCAGCTCCAGACGCTTTAGCGATGCTTCCTCAAAGAGAAAGCGAGCAGTGGAGGGAGGTGATGGAGAAAGAAGGGAAGGTGAAGGAGCAGTGTCCCAGCCCTCTGCGGGTCAGTCCATCCTGGTCAGTTCTGCTGGGGGAGTGTCATCAGTGCTAGGGGCGGTGAGAGTGGCGTCCACTGTTGTCACTAATGTGGTGCGGCCTGTGGTCAGCACGCCGGTGCCGATCGCCAGCAAGTCCCCACATGACCGGAAACCCGCTCCGCCACAGACACAGCTTTACATTGGACCTGGTACCACAGGAAACCCAGCAACAGCTTCAGGTGGAGGGGGTGGGTACTATTCCTCATCATCACCCAATCCTGTTAGTGCATCAGGAGCTCAAGGGGGGCTGGTGACCAATCTAGTTTTGGGAGGCACATTCCAAGCCCCGCCCGGTGTACAGCTTGTCACACCCCCTCCTCCACAAAACCCAGCCTCCCCGGCATCGGCCCCTCTTACTCATAGTAACGGTCCACTTCCTCTGCCCGTTCTGCAGTCACACATTCTTCCCTCTGCCTCAATAACGCCCTCATCGGGCCAAAAACCCATAACACAGGTTCAGTACATTATCCCTACCCTCTCTGCCAACAATCCCAAGAGCCCTTCCCCTCACCAGGCCGGTCAGCCAACCAATATCTTCACCCTACCTACAGCTCTGCCCACTCACGCCTCGTTGGCCAACGGGAAGCAGTCGGGATACGTCTCCAGTCCTGCTGTGGGTGTAGTTAGCCCAGGAGCCAGAG TGCAAACACAGTCACCAGTCTTGCAGGGCAAGATGCTGGTTCCCATGGCAACAGTGAGGGCTGCTCCTGCCGCCTCTCAGCAGTTTCCCTTGGTAGCCCCTCCTCTTCCTGTTCAGAATGGAGGACAAGCAGGAAGCAAGGTGAGATCTCAAATG ATTTTTCAGATTGCGCCGATGCCTGTCGTCCAGTCGCAGCTTCCCTCTACAGGACCAGTGCAGCCTGGGAGCCCATTTTCTGTTACTATGGGAACAGCTACTGTGGTCGCCCCAGGCTCTACCCCGTCTCAGACCGTGCTGCTACCGACCCCACCTACAAG AATCACTTATGTACAGTCCGCTCCTGGGGTTCCTTCTCCTTTGCCATTAGTTCCCACGACAACAGTCTCATCCTCTCAGACAGCTTCAGCAACACCTGGATCTGCTTATGTTCCATCACCCTTGGCGACCTTTGCAGCGATCGCTCATCCGGGGCAGACTTTGGTGCAGCCACTGATTGCAG GTCAGCCATCACTGTTGGCCCCGGCCCAGTCTCCCAGCGCCCCTCACGCTCCTGCCATCTCCGCTATCTACACCCctacaaatgtgaccctggcAACTGGGGTGGTGTCTATGGCTACGGTGTCACCCAGTGTGGTGTACACAGTGTCCAGTTCCTCTTGCCTATCTCCACACATCCTTCCTAAACACACCATAATGACCTCCATGACCTCTGTAACCTCAGACAGGCAAGGGAACGTATCCACACATTCTGAGCGACAGTTGCACCAGGAAAGAACACTGGACCGGCAGCACACAGACAGTCAGGTCTACACGCAATCCTCTGAGAGACAGACCGAGAAGATCTCTCTCTTACAGCCGGACAAACAGTTCCAGTTCCCAAGTAAAAGCAGCAGCAGTTCAGTTGCACCCTCACCGGGCACCTCAGTGCCACTGCAGCCTGGAAGCCCTGCTCAAACCTCTCATTCTG GCAGTGCTCCGGGGACACCGAAACTGATCACGCCAAGGCCTCCTCAGAAAGTGAAAGCCACTGTGGCCAACATCCCAGTGGGCAGTTATGATGGAGGAGGGAGAGGCAAAGAGCgagaaaaggagagagacagggagaaagagagagagcgagagaaggaCAAAGAGAGTGGTAGTCGGTTCTCATTTGAGGTAGACAAGGCAGCCGAGACGAGCTCCCCTGCAGCCTTTTCACCAGAGGAGGGGTCCGCAGAAGCAGAGAGTGCTACACCTATTGGCCGTGGCAAAGAAGCAAATGCTAAGGAG GCTGAATGGAAGGACTCCCACCCTTCTTCTCCATTACCTCCTTCCTCTGGATCAGATCCTGCTCCGCCTCAGTCTCATGGTGATAAAGATGCACCACCTAAAAAAGTCAAGGCTCGGCCCCCACCACTCAAACGACCGTTTGATTCTGTTGACAA GGTCCTGTCAGAAGTGTACTTTGAGGAGCGCTTTGCAAAGCTGCCAGAATTCCGTCCAGAGGAGGTTCTGCCTTCTCCAACCCTGCAGAGTCTGGCCACCTCCCCACGAGCCATACTGGGCAGCTACCGCAGGAAGAGGAAAAACTCCACCG ACCTGGACTCATCCACAGAAGATCCAATCTCTCCAAAAAGGAAAAGCCGCCGCAGATCCAGCTGCAGTTCAGAGCCAAACACACCTAAAAGCGCTGCAAAGTGTGAGGGGGACATTTTTACCTTTGAAAGGCCAGGTAATACTtcaccacccacaacaccttcATCATTCTGCAGCCTATATTATCCTGATTCAACTGCTTTATCTGGTACAGATGGAGAAGATGTTCTGGGGGAGCTGGAGTTTGATAAGGTGCCCTACTCCTCTCTCAGAAGAACTCTTGATCAGAGGAGAGCTCTTGTCATGCAGCTATTCCAGGAGCATGGCTTCTTCCCCTCAG CTCAAGCTACTGCTGCGTTCCAGGCGCGATACGCTGATATCTTCCCCACTAAGGTGTGTTTACAGCTTAAGATCCGAGAGGTCCGGCAAAAGATCATGCAAACGGCAGCTCCGTCGGAGTTGGCCGGCACTTCAGATATATCCTCATTGCCGGGACCTTCTGGGGCGGCGGCAGCCAGTGACCTAGCTGCAGGGGCAGAGCCTCAGGAAAAAGAGGCCGAGCGGGAGGGTGAGCAGAACAGCTCGGAGGAGCCCAGAAATGCTGGCGATTCACAGGACTCCACCAGATGA
- the LOC109104683 gene encoding zinc finger protein 574-like, producing MSEQEYVEHQYMCSECQQLFNTLEEVLVHQQIHTGAEGDEAEVLASLEDCDAGKSQYQCLECGAILRDPDELLLHQEMHMREAGQELCEVTEVDAVDAEVPIQYQCLECLALFDTPEMWLAHRQTHNRSSTHSSLSTDTEYVLQADGSVTPVQLLNVQNLVLDEQKAGQILTLAQALREQENPSKTAAPPRTMLVPANASLPGSTSAMLRLQFCSAQAIADGSASATLRKAKLLSPLLPADPIRLDNVTTLNLLPSSGQMNTLNKENEEILIIHPYECSECNLLFSTPEDFLQHQGEHFLGQDKESGDTGVMVGYEDISGAKEDEGRSDGSEEGSKVGKVIAGRRTYTARSAGLGLMPSPSNLQCEECKRTFTSANRLVAHLRVHEQGTHECPECDKVFKKLVSLQTHMSAHSGEARFLCVDCGHGFTTEMTLMIHRKSHTSEPLHKCPVCPKTFTNMTKFLYHRRTHRVREPTAAVSQFVLAQQSPLSIIQRAREREAAWRKERQAVNISPVEDDRRESSDTGPVLTAGIAVVSQSSESTENGLHAEPSNTEQTQNGGKIQTGDPNHSTTASVGGGEEESKPGTLAAEEEPKFPCSICKKRFSSQVRLLRHRRTTHTTERRFKCNICGKPFKKQIHLRNHLRTHTGERPFQCSVCGKTFSSLANLSRHGLTHTGVRPYRCDICHKAFSQSSNLRQHHQHLHSNATPSPCPDCSASFIRPAKLVAHRFLHHPGSPAPYPCPHCSEGFLRKRQRDIHCLEEHPNLTQPHGISQDSQVSSQQGATDNTEQLSAPSMARPNLDCTICGKRLNSPANLRLHQLSHGLGPGRPRGSSSATGKSHACPVCGKLFGSASSVTLHQRVHTGERPYPCAICGKRFRQNTHLREHLRTHSGERPFRCEFCDKGFVQSMHLAEHRRTHTGERPHACGECGKTFKTVSNLRNHRKTHTRTQKQQEPEHNTEAVTAECNTATVAVVEASEMDLAATVPAFCQQEVQLGQPQVFQIQTSNLTQTQGTPTIMCNEFGETIAIIETSGDLAEAIELYHSALESGISMEAITVDSLQLM from the exons ATGAGTGAGCAGGAATATGTGGAGCATCAGTACATGTGCAGTGAGTGCCAGCAGCTCTTTAATACGCTGGAGGAGGTGCTGGTGCATCAGCAGATCCACACCGGAGCAGAGGGGGACGAGGCCGAGGTCCTGGCGAGCCTTGAGGACTGTGACGCTGGGAAGAGCCAGTATCAGTGCCTGGAGTGTGGAGCCATCCTGAGGGACCCAGATGAACTGCTGCTGCATCAAGAGATGCACATGAGAGAGGCAGGCCAGG AGCTGTGTGAGGTCACAGAGGTAGATGCTGTTGATGCAGAAGTGCCAATCCAGTATCAGTGTTTGGAATGTCTGGCTCTCTTTGACACACCTGAAATGTGGTTggctcacagacagacacacaataGAAGCAGCACCCACAGCAGCTTGAGCACTGACaca GAATATGTTCTTCAGGCAGATGGTTCAGTCACTCCGGTTCAGTTGCTCAATGTTCAAAATCTAGTTCTGGATGAACAGAAGGCAGGCCAGATCCTGACCTTAGCCCAG GCTCTTCGAGAGCAAGAAAACCCATCTAAAACTGCAGCCCCTCCCAGAACTATGCTAGTACCAGCCAACGCTTCCCTGCCTGGCTCCACCTCTGCGATGCTCCGCCTACAGTTCTGCTCCGCCCAAGCGATCGCTGATGGTTCAGCTTCAGCTACACTCCGGAAAGCTAAACTGCTCTCCCCTCTCTTACCTGCTGATCCTATCCGGCTGGACAATGTAACGACTTTGAACCTCCTCCCTTCCTCTGGTCAGATGAACACATTAAATAAGGAAAATGAGGAGATTTTAATTATCCATCCTTATGAGTGTTCTGAGTGTAATCTGCTGTTTAGCACACCAGAGGACTTCCTTCAACACCAAGGGGAGCACTTCTTAGGCCAGGACAAAGAGAGTGGGGACACTGGGGTGATGGTGGGGTATGAAGATATTTCTGGGGCTAAGGAAGATGAAGGAAGAAGTGATGGATCCGAAGAGGGCAGCAAAgttggcaaagttattgctgggaggCGTACATACACTGCCCGCTCAGCTGGTTTGGGTTTGATGCCGTCACCCAGCAATCTTCAGTGTGAGGAATGCAAAAGAACGTTCACCTCTGCCAATCGGCTTGTGGCACACCTTCGAGTGCATGAACAAGGAACACATGAGTGCCCAGAGTGTGATAAAGTGTTTAAGAAGTTGGTGTCCCTTCAGACTCACATGAGCGCACACTCTGGTGAGGCACGTTTTCTGTGTGTGGACTGTGGCCATGGTTTTACCACAGAAATGACTCTTATGATACACAG GAAATCACATACATCTGAGCCACTGCACAAATGCCCAGTTTGTCCCAAAACCTTCACCAACATGACCAAGTTCTTGTACCATCGTCGCACACACAGAGTACGTGAACCGACCGCAGCAGTCTCTCAG TTTGTACTGGCCCAGCAGTCACCTCTCTCTATCATTCAAAGAGCAAGAGAACGGGAGGCTGCTTGGAGGAAAGAAAGACAAGCGGTGAATATTTCTCCTGTGGAAGATGACAGAAGAGAGTCCAGTGACACAGGTCCTGTGCTCACTGCAGGTATTGCAGTGGTTTCCCAGTCTTCAGAGTCAACAGAAAACGGGCTTCATGCTGAACCCTCAAACACAGAACAAACCCAAAATGGAGGGAAAATACAGACAGGCGACCCGAACCACTCAACTACTGCCAGTgtgggaggaggagaggaagaaagTAAACCTGGGACCCTTGCTGCTGAGGAAGAGCCAAAGTTCCCTTGCTCTATTTGTAAAAAAAGATTCTCCTCACAGGTCCGTCTGTTGCGTCATCGCCGAACGACTCATACGACCGAAAGGCGTTTTAAATGCAACATCTGCGGGAAACCATTCAAGAAGCAGATCCATCTGCGAAACCACCTGCGCACACACACGGGCGAGCGGCCGTTCCAGTGCAGTGTGTGTGGAAAGACCTTTTCCTCTCTTGCAAATCTTTCCCGCCATGGACTTACACACACTGGAGTCCGTCCGTACCGGTGTGACATTTGCCACAAAGCCTTCAGCCAATCGTCAAATCTACGCCAACACCATCAGCATCTTCACAGCAACGCGACGCCCTCACCCTGTCCAGACTGCTCTGCTTCTTTTATCCGCCCTGCTAAGCTTGTAGCTCATCGTTTTCTTCACCACCCAGGGTCTCCTGCACCTTACCCCTGTCCACACTGCTCCGAGGGGTTCTTGCGCAAGCGTCAGCGAGACATACATTGCCTGGAGGAGCATCCCAACCTGACACAGCCACACGGCATCTCCCAGGACTCCCAGGTTAGCAGTCAACAGGGCGCGACAGATAATACAGAGCAACTAAGCGCTCCTTCGATGGCGAGACCTAATCTGGATTGCACTATTTGTGGCAAGAGGTTAAACTCTCCTGCAAATCTCCGCCTGCACCAGCTAAGTCACGGACTTGGCCCCGGCCGGCCACGAGGTTCCAGCTCTGCCACTGGGAAGTCTCATGCCTGTCCCGTCTGTGGAAAACTTTTTGGTTCAGCCTCGAGCGTTACACTACATCAGAGAGTACACACCGGTGAGCGACCGTATCCTTGTGCGATCTGCGGAAAACGGTTTCGCCAGAACACACACCTGCGGGAGCACCTTCGCACGCATTCGGGCGAGCGTCCGTTCCGGTGCGAGTTCTGCGATAAGGGCTTTGTGCAGAGCATGCATCTGGCAGAACATCGGCGTACACACACGGGCGAGCGGCCGCACGCTTGCGGTGAATGTGGAAAGACCTTCAAGACGGTTTCGAACCTTAGGAACCATCGTAAGACCCACACTCGCACCCAAAAGCAACAAGAGCCAGAACACAACACAGAAGCAGTGACTGCAGAATGTAACACAGCAACTGTTGCTGTTGTGGAAGCTTCTGAGATGGACCTGGCAGCCACGGTACCAGCATTCTGCCAGCAAGAGGTGCAGCTTGGACAGCCCCAAGTCTTTCAAATACAGACATCCAACCTGACACAG ACTCAGGGGACTCCCACTATCATGTGTAACGAGTTCGGAGAGACTATAGCCATCATTGAGACAAGCGGAGACCTGGCAGAGGCCATCGAGCTGTACCACTCGGCACTGGAGAGCGGCATCAGCATGGAGGCCATCACTGTGGACAGCCTGCAGTTGATGTGA
- the LOC109104690 gene encoding glycogen synthase kinase-3 alpha-like, which produces MSGSGRPRTSSFAEPPGVPGAAAAAAGSAVAGGSSSGKTGGAQASGGSSSGFGNLKLGRDSGKVTTVVATPGQGPDRPQEVSYTDIKVIGNGSFGVVYQARLIDSQEMVAIKKVLQDKRFKNRELQIMRKLDHCNIVRLRYFFYSSGEKKDEVYLNLVLDFVPETVYRVARHFNKSKTIIPIIYVKVYMYQLFRSLAYIHSQGVCHRDIKPQNLLVDPDTAVLKLCDFGSAKQLIRGEPNVSYICSRYYRAPELIFGATDYTSNIDIWSAGCVLAELLLGQPIFPGDSGVDQLVEIIKVLGTPTREQIREMNPNYTEFKFPQIKAHPWTKVFKPRTPPEAILLCSRLLEYTPVTRLSPLEACAHAFFDELRQPNARLPNGRELPQLFNFSPVELSIQPQLNSILIPPHARSQTTPASHEGSGSDGPAQSSSAPGPLSNNT; this is translated from the exons ATGAGCGGCAGCGGGCGGCCCAGGACTAGCTCGTTCGCTGAGCCCCCGGGGGTCCCGGGAGCCGCTGCAGCCGCCGCCGGATCAGCCGTCGCGGGTGGAAGCTCTTCAGGAAAGACGGGGGGCGCGCAGGCCTCAGGCGGGAGTTCGTCTGGTTTCGGAAACCTAAAGCTGGGCA gGGATAGTGGGAAAGTGACAACGGTAGTAGCCACACCAGGGCAGGGTCCTGACCGTCCTCAGGAGGTCTCGTACACAGACATCAAGGTGATCGGGAATGGCTCATTTGGAGTGGTGTACCAGGCTCGACTCATCGACAGCCAGGAGATGGTGGCCATAAAGAAGGTGCTTCAGGATAAGAGGTTTAAG AACCGTGAGCTACAGATAATGAGGAAGTTGGACCACTGTAATATTGTCAGGCTACGCTACTTCTTCTACTCCAGTGGAGAAAAG AAAGATGAAGTCTATCTAAATCTGGTGCTTGATTTTGTACCAGAAACGGTGTACAGGGTGGCACGCCACTTCAACAAGTCCAAGACCATTATCCCCATTATCTATGTCAAA gTGTATATGTATCAGTTATTTCGCAGTCTGGCATATATTCATTCCCAAGGCGTCTGCCATAGAGACATAAAGCCACAGAATCTCCTGGTGGACCCCGACACAGCTGTACTCAAGCTGTGTGACTTTGGCAG TGCAAAACAGTTAATTCGTGGGGAGCCCAATGTGTCATACATCTGTTCGAGGTATTACCGCGCTCCCGAGCTAATATTCGGAGCCACGGATTACACATCCAACATTGATATCTGGTCAGCTGGCTGTGTATTAGCAGAGCTGCTTCTGGGACAGCCCATATTCCCCGGTGACAGTGGAGTGGACCAGCTCGTGGAGATCATCAAG GTTTTGGGGACCCCGACAAGAGAACAGATCCGAGAGATGAACCCCAACTACACAGAGTTTAAATTCCCACAGATCAAAGCACACCCTTGGACGAAG GTGTTTAAGCCGAGGACCCCTCCTGAAGCCATCTTATTGTGTTCTCGTCTGTTGGAGTACACACCGGTGACGCGGCTCTCTCCGCTGGAGGCCTGTGCACACGCCTTCTTTGACGAGCTGCGCCAGCCGAACGCCCGTCTGCCTAATGGCCGAGAACTTCCCCAGCTCTTCAACTTCAGCCCTGTGG AGCTGTCTATCCAACCACAGTTGAACTCCATTCTCATTCCTCCCCATGCTCGCTCGCAGACGACACCTGCCTCACACG AGGGCAGCGGTTCAGACGGTCCAGCCCAGTCTAGCTCAGCACCGGGACCCCTGAGCAACAACACCTAA